In Rhodamnia argentea isolate NSW1041297 chromosome 1, ASM2092103v1, whole genome shotgun sequence, the genomic window TTACTAATGCTTCCCTAAGTGAAAGAAAGTTTGTATCTAGGGTTGTCAAAGGCTAAGCACCGATGtttccatgaaacaaaaataagtcCCAATAAGGATGCAAGAGGACAATGAGGGCAAAGGATGCAAGATAAGTTTCTGAACAGCCTATAACAAATaccaaataaaaacaaaatatgtCAAATTAACCCATCGGAGTGCAGCGCAACAGACTCCCGTTCTAATCAAACGCAATGGCATTGGTAACACAAGTACTATGAATGGACATCCTAAATTCATCTCTTGCCCGCCAATCAGATAAGCAAGAAGGATATGGTCATCTGGCTCGGGCAGTTTACTAAGCACAAAGTAAACTGCCAAACACGAAGAACATTACCAGATATGACGAGGAAAAACCCGAAACAAAGAATTTCGGGACTATCGCTAGAATCAtctgtgaaaagaaaagaaagagaaggtaCAAGAAGCACTCACTCCTCTTGGGCGTCATCCTCATCAACATCATTCTCACTGTCCGATTTGTCATTAGCTTGAGCAGCAGAATCCTCACTCGGAGCATTAAGCAGCTCCTGAGCGGCCCTGAGAGCTCTCAGCCTCTCTCTCCTCGCGGCAACAGCTTGCTCGATCGAGTCATCTTCCGCACCCATCTCCTCACCTACACAATCCCAAGGACCACAAACACAAGCACTGACTATTCAAACACATTTCCGCAAGCTAATGCCACGCGAACTTCACTGGAACTTGAAACGATACCAAATTCACAGCCTCCATTCCCACGAATTACGCAGGCTAACGACACCAGAAAAACAGGTGCTTAGTGGCGATTCGTCCCGTGTGGTCGACAAACTAGCTACCAAAAAACCCACTTGAAGCTGGTTTCATTGCCAGGCCATAGCTCGCAAAACAGGGTTCCACGTGTTCAGCGAGTTCGAGGGAAAACGAATTCCACGACGACCTAAGCTAAAGAACGAATCTTGCGACTCAAAATCTAAAGGGGTGGCGAGACTGACCTTAGGTTTTGAGAAGCCAAAGGGAAAAGGTTCTGGTACTGGGCGATGGCGGACCCTTTTCCCAGGTGGGTATCGTGGTTCCGTCGGGTTCGAGCAGACGAAGGATTTCGCACCAGTCTTCTCTCCCGGAGCTTCCCTCTCAGCGCCGTCTCGAACAGACTGGTCATTACCCAAAAGGAAGAACAGAAAATTACCAAACTGGTTCACTTTGCCACGTTTATCCAAAGTAATAAAGGTCggtatttctttcctttttcctaattaaaaaaaatagaaaaagggaaagtaaTAATAAGCAAATTCAAATAGATTTTTCATTAATCCATGAAATTCAAATAGGATTTTAAATGTAAAGGAAATGAAAAGGTAAAAACaaacactttttatttttttattttaagctgaaataaacaaatggacaattttttcctaCTATACATGCAGTGAAACGTTATCCTTGTTGGGAAGAATCCGTTGTGCCACGTAGactaaaacacaaaaaataaatatcccAAAGACCTAAACCATAAAGGGTTAATATTGcggaaaactccaaactggtatacctcttacaaatttatcccaaactatgtttttgacaatgaaaagcttcaaactggtacatttgcgGCAAATTTACCacgaactatttttttgaccacgtaaaattccaaactggtacatccgtgacaaatttatttgtgataaatttactctacgttagtttccgttaaactgaattaatacaaagaaaaaccccaagttgatacatccgtgataaacaAAAGCGACTTCTGGTTCTCGGTGCCCGAGAGGGCACGATGATGGGAGGACCATGACGATGAAGTGGGCTAGTGGCCTTGTCGGAAGCCGGGGCACCAGGAGGCACGAGAGGCACGGTGGGTGGCGATTCCTCATCTGCAACTGGGTGAATCTTCTGTTGGTCTGCCATTAAGTTGCGACTGCTGCTTCTCTGGGGTCATACAAGTTTTGGACCATACTCTGTTTCTGCTTCAAAGCAGGGGAGCATATATATTATCAAGTTCTTTTGCTCATTGGGACTTGTCTGAAATGGATTTCCCTCAAATGGAGAAATAGGAATCCAATAGGAGAGCTCCAATACGTATCAATCCTCAACTGTATTGTACCTAATAAAGTCACATGCTAAAACCAGGATGTTTGGGAGGTAGTTGAgcttctcatctgcatgaattgtTTGTGCAAGTGACATGTTGGAATCAATGCCCGTTTTCATTCCTAAATCCAGTCAATCATGGCACTCTCAATCCCCCTAAGTCAGTGAAATTTACTTGATTCATCTTGATGTGTCCAATAACAGAGGACCACTCTGAATCTCTCATGTCGAACAGACTTACATAGACTCGGATCATTTGGAGGACCGAGTCTCAGCAGGCATTTGTCATAAGTTTCTTTTGTCTACCTTGTGATCGAATTGACTTTAGGTTCTTGGGAACATCCTTGTGTCGCAAAAAACAATGCCATTTGTGTTGATCTCGCTGGTCAATTGCATAGGAGCGAATTCAACAGCATATATACAGTCCCATGTGCTTATCAAAGGTAAACAGGTCAACTACCCACGTTAGAACGAAGACAATTCATGTGTACATTGACAACGTGTCCGGTGTTGCAAAATTTCTTGGGAAGCAATATAGCTCCAAGTGATTGTTGGCCAACATATTGAAGGATCCTAATTAGGATAGATACAAAACTCTGTCTCAAGAGTAAGATTTAACTCACAATCAGAGAGATGTTTTTAACATGGCAGCTGGTTCTATTGAGTTTCTATGCACCATGAATTATCAGACATTTCTCCAGGTACATGCACCTTTTTTCACGCATTTCTTTTTTGCCCCAACATAAAGGAAAAGAATCATATCCATAATACCAGCACAGAGAGAGAAATTTCCCTACTCCTAATTCAGCCATAAGGTGGCAGAAGGAGCTGCTGCTGCAGCAGCAGCCACCGCCAGTTACACTATAGACAGAACATGGATGCAACTCGGCATAAAACCATACTTGGCCTCTTCAATACCAGGGCCGGGTTATCATTTATCAGTTAGATGATATAAGCGGCCATTGACCCCGGACAAATCTCACATTTGCTAGAAATTCCACATACACTAGTGAGAGaacagttttttatttttcttttcttttaagaaattaaCCAATACCGCCGTTTGTTTATGACAGACACGAAACATCCATGGATAATTTACTTGATTTCCATGCTATTTCAGCCTACCTTTACACTATGCAGTGAAGGTATAATGCAATAATTGATCTGAACTTCATTCAATCTCAATCTCTTGAGGGgcatcttcttctgcttctttggATCCTTCTGCATCAAGCTCCTCTTGAGAAATCCCTGAAGCGTCCACTGTTCTGGTAACCCATTCCCTCAGTGGATCTTCATTCAGATCGAGCCTCAGAAGACCCGCAAACATCCCACCCATGAAAGCAACAGGTTCCTAAAAAGAAATAGTGTACAAATAGATGGTGGCaactgaatttgaatctttACAGAGGAGCATAGAACATTCTTACTGACTTAGGAGTCAACTGTTGTGAGTGCTAATGCTGCAACGGGGACAAATTGCAATATAATTTTTCCTCCGAATTTGTGTCATACAACAATCAAGATCTTTTTGGCACATCATAAGATAGACAAATAGGAAGCTTGTTTGACTTAAAATTTGTCACTCATAAGCATCTGGTGAAATTACATAGTCAAGGATTAACTGGATTGGAACGGAAATCAAGCCTAAACATAAGGTTTTTGTCCTGGATTCTCATTATCATTCAACATACAGGATAACTACTAGAGTCCTAGAGTCCTAGGGataaaacttttaagacatTTGAAACTCTTCAAAGAATGGCATTCTCCATGATCTACCTTAAGACAAACAAGCTCAAGGCCCTTCTATGCATGCTTCGTAAAATTTGCATGATTTAATCAAGTTTCCCCCTTTCTCCTCTTGATTTTAACAATGACAAAGCTGCTTTAACTATCAGACTCGTTGCTTTCACCAACAGAATTTACTAGCTCAAAACTTACAACTAGCTGGACCCATAAGACAAGCCAGGTCTTACAAcccctttttccttcttacgTCTTTCTTGAAGCTTACAACCACAAACAGTAAAGCCTCACGAGGGGACACCTATCTAAGACTGTCTTTAACCATTATAAAAGAACTAGTTAGATCCCTTCCCTTATTCAATCCAAATTCCCATATGGAGGACAAACCACAATCATAAGAATCAAACCTGGGTCTAACACACCCATCCGGATCCACCCTTGATAATTTCTGCTACCAAGCAAAGTGAAAGtcctcaaaagaaaaaaaaaatgagagagagagagagagagagagagagagtttatccCATGATCAGCTGTTGCTTAGAAACTTTCTTCTGACCCTGGCCTTGTGAAAGCAGGCCTTGAGAAATCTATATACCAATCCTTGCCTAAAGAGATACTTATCAGCTTGAGCCTATGAAAGAAGGTCTGACCATGGAAATTTAACTATGACAACCCTCTATCTGTGCTTTTGTTCTTTGCGTTCGTTTGCTTGCATATCAGGATGACAAAGCAGGACCAGTGAGTCTGCTCCCTCCTATCTCAGGCTACTCAATATACAAATGATTGAAACAACGCGATCACCTCGCATATAATAGGCCCATCCCAGAGGAATCCCTTCCATCAAATGATTCCGAAGCCTTGAATAATTACTTATTAATGTGTTTCCGCAATACATACACATCAACAAGTCCCATTGCAACAAGTGTTAATTTTTAACCTTTCTTTAAGCTCTTGCATATGCAGCAATTCAGTTTACGTCAGGTTAATGTTTTGGCAATGCCCGACGATGCACCTCAATCTAGTGGTAGCAGATCAATCTTTTGATCTCGTTTGGTGTaaaaaacagggaaaaaaaaaatctctgaaGAGGCAATATGTTTGGCATACTAATATCTCTTACAGGTAACCCcagaaaatcatcaaaactTTTTCACCCGCAGAGAAGGCTCCAAGAAATACTAAACacccaattttcaaatccttTAAGTTAGAGCCCCATGATTCCTCTTAACCATGTCTAATCTCATCTATGCTACTAAAGTCTACACCATGCAGCTTCAAGGTTGGCACATCATTCAGCTAGTTCAACATAAACAACTGCTGCTTAAATCCCAGGCTAATAAATTATTAACCACGTTAAGGCTCTCTAATTGTCCATCCCAATACCTAATAGCAACCACCAAGCATTTGGCCACAACGCATGAATCAAGTTAATCACGATCCTCGTCGCAAACTAAACCAGTGAAAAAGGCAGAGAAAAGCTAGAGACTTATCCGGTCCTGAAAAGGAGTACCTTGAGAGCTTCCTTAATGATGCGTTCTTCAGTGGGATTGAGGAAAAACGCTCGGACGCCATCCCTACGGCAGCCGGTGCAGTTTCTGCGGATGCCCCTCCTTTGAGTACCGAAAAGTGGAGACTGCGACGGAGGGTTGAGTCTGGTACGACAGCCCAAATCGGGTTTCCTCAACTTCTGCAGCGGAATCCCAGAGACAATTGGAACGAACTGCGTAGACGAGAATCACGAATTATGTGGAGGAGAGAGGGATGGATGACGAACCAGTACGAACGTAGGAGAGTTGACGAGGAGAGACATTCTCGAGCGCTGCGATGTCGGAGCTGCTTCACGATTCGACAGCTGCGGAGGACGGACTGAGAATCCGGAGTGTCCGCTGGAATTTGCCGGAGAAGAAGAGACGTGTCGGGCTCGAGCCTGCTTAAGTTGATAGAATTTTGTTTAATTCCTTCCTTAAAAATTGACAAGGTCAggcatgcaatttttttttgcctttttgtggtgattttcatgatattagaatttctttttcttttccacggCATGAAAAGAGTTATAATTCCAGGAAATTCACACGAATAATTACAGAATTATAAatgttcaaattcaattttaacaaATGAGGAACTTATTAGGTAAAAAACGATAATCGcaaagttaaatttttttacacaAGACATTATCATTACAGAAATATTTTCAACACATGAGCTTTCGTGAAGTTTTTTCAGGTAAATCACTTGAACTTAACGTTTATCTTCCAACTTGAAATTTACTTTATCATAAAGACATattgctttttaaaaaaaaatttaaaaagatgaTTTTAATAGtcactatttttcatttttaagatAGTTATTTCATAATTCGATTAACTCAAAAAAGATGTATAAAAAGAAATTGTTAAAAACTTCTATCAAAGAATTGCCAATTTAATATTCGCCAAAGTTTGTGTCCTGGTGacgcaacctttttttttttcttaattgggACGAAGCCTTTGATTGGTGGTAGATTCTcgtctagaaaaaaaaaaaaaactatttgcGAATAAAAAGGATGATGCATTTGTATGTACTTTACTTCAATGAGAtggacaaattattttttgaaaggaaaaaagaataacaCACGAaaatgttatttattttttttcaattttctttgcaGACGATATTCAGAATAAATTGTTATACGATGGATAAAAAAGCCTAttatgtgaaaaatgaaaatgcacACTTCAGAGAGAAAAAATTTCGGTAATGGCCATTAATTTTTACTTTGACCTATTGATGTTTGGAAGTTTAAAATTGAACTCTAGACACCTCAAATTCTAAAAACGGccggtttggtttggttcggttcgatcCGGTTCCCAGGCTGGACCGGGACCGGACCCCTAGATATGGCTGCGAGCTACTCGCGGGCCGGGCCAAACCTGACAGACGAGGCCCGAGTAAGGCGGTTCGGACATTTCGGGCTTCGACGGGCCTGCTCTTAAAACTCCTCGCACCACCGACTCTGTATCTAGGAGATTCGTTTCTCGCTGCAGGGTCCTTCCGTCTCGTGTTCCTCTCGTACTTGAGGATTATCCTcagctctctcgctctctccatctctctcttccatgCAGATTTCGCTTGGTTTCGATTGCTCGAGTGTCGTTGTTGGTGGTGCATCTAGGGTTTCGGCGTCCGCTGGTGTTCGGGTTTTGCCACGAAATCGATggccggaagggaagttcgcgaGTATACCAATCTCAGCGATCCTAAAGGTAGGATCTCCGAATTTGtattgatttctctctctctctctctctcgctcgcttgCTCACTCGTGTCCATTGCGGTTCGGCTCGCGGTTGTTGTTAATTTGATTTGTGGAGATTGTGGATTGAAATGGAATTCTGTGTTTTCACGTGAAATGTGAGCAGATAAGAAATGGGGAAAGGGGAAGGACAAGATAGACGATGAGGACATCACGTTCCAGCGCATGGTCGCCAAGGTTAGCCCCATCCATCTCCCCTTGTCTTCGATCTCTTCTGAACCTGATCGAGTTAAGTTTTGTTTGGTGTGTATTACATACTAGCTCCTGGCCTCCATAGTGCTTGGAACAGGTAGATGATCGTTGGTTCAATTTGGTTTTGTTTGCCCGGTGGGATGATGTTGAGGGGTG contains:
- the LOC115757255 gene encoding UPF0426 protein At1g28150, chloroplastic isoform X1, which encodes MSLLVNSPTFVLLQKLRKPDLGCRTRLNPPSQSPLFGTQRRGIRRNCTGCRRDGVRAFFLNPTEERIIKEALKEPVAFMGGMFAGLLRLDLNEDPLREWVTRTVDASGISQEELDAEGSKEAEEDAPQEIEIE
- the LOC115757255 gene encoding UPF0426 protein At1g28150, chloroplastic isoform X2, producing the protein MSLLVNSPTFALQKLRKPDLGCRTRLNPPSQSPLFGTQRRGIRRNCTGCRRDGVRAFFLNPTEERIIKEALKEPVAFMGGMFAGLLRLDLNEDPLREWVTRTVDASGISQEELDAEGSKEAEEDAPQEIEIE
- the LOC115757255 gene encoding UPF0426 protein At1g28150, chloroplastic isoform X4 is translated as MSLLVNSPTFVLKLRKPDLGCRTRLNPPSQSPLFGTQRRGIRRNCTGCRRDGVRAFFLNPTEERIIKEALKEPVAFMGGMFAGLLRLDLNEDPLREWVTRTVDASGISQEELDAEGSKEAEEDAPQEIEIE
- the LOC115757255 gene encoding UPF0426 protein At1g28150, chloroplastic isoform X3: MSLLVNSPTFVLQKLRKPDLGCRTRLNPPSQSPLFGTQRRGIRRNCTGCRRDGVRAFFLNPTEERIIKEALKEPVAFMGGMFAGLLRLDLNEDPLREWVTRTVDASGISQEELDAEGSKEAEEDAPQEIEIE